A genome region from Dolichospermum compactum NIES-806 includes the following:
- a CDS encoding DUF2949 domain-containing protein: MIINSTQGGEIQMAPSRYSRLINFLQEDLAISAASLAVALRNRDQDPGSLTMTLWQYGLITLEQLEQIYDWLETA, from the coding sequence ATGATCATCAATTCTACTCAAGGAGGTGAGATACAAATGGCACCATCAAGATATTCTCGGCTAATTAATTTCCTCCAGGAAGATTTGGCAATTTCCGCTGCTTCCCTGGCTGTAGCATTACGTAATCGTGATCAAGATCCTGGTTCTTTAACCATGACTCTTTGGCAATATGGGTTAATTACTCTAGAACAGTTAGAACAAATTTATGATTGGCTAGAAACAGCGTAG
- a CDS encoding DUF192 domain-containing protein, translating to MISWLSLCSILLSILLMGCSSPTTAKSPAVTSESSTQTSVNTGQKLPISAKANLPGNIKIQLEVARTQLQQQMGLMYRKALPDNQGMLFLFPNAQPVQFWMKNVPVALDMVFLRKGVVQYIQASAPPCDIEPCPTYGPNVLIDQVIELRSGRAKELGLKKGDQIKIDFLTPGTIR from the coding sequence ATGATTTCTTGGCTTAGTTTATGTTCAATATTACTTAGTATCCTGCTAATGGGCTGTTCATCACCAACCACAGCTAAATCTCCAGCCGTAACATCAGAATCATCAACCCAAACATCAGTAAATACTGGTCAAAAGTTGCCAATTTCGGCTAAAGCTAATCTCCCTGGAAATATAAAAATTCAGTTAGAAGTAGCACGAACACAACTACAACAACAGATGGGTTTGATGTATAGAAAGGCTTTACCAGATAACCAAGGAATGCTGTTTCTTTTTCCGAACGCACAACCAGTACAATTTTGGATGAAGAATGTGCCTGTTGCGTTGGATATGGTATTTCTCCGGAAAGGTGTCGTTCAGTACATCCAAGCATCTGCTCCTCCTTGTGACATAGAACCTTGTCCCACCTATGGTCCTAATGTACTGATAGATCAAGTAATTGAACTGAGGTCAGGACGAGCTAAAGAATTAGGTTTAAAGAAAGGAGATCAGATCAAAATAGATTTCCTAACTCCTGGTACTATTCGATAA
- the nblR gene encoding response regulator transcription factor NblR, giving the protein MIATHNPAVFVLVIEPDETLAHQLAGDLQEAGYDAIVTHDAANGLKYCSGASSNQSHRQPALIVVDRMLVGESGLSLCKNLRNIGNRSPILVLMARDTVDDRIACLDAGADDYILKPYRSEDFLKLIRLYLKPDVDTTEQLRFGDLILDIGTRRAIYNSKVIDLTMKEFELLKFLMEHPREVLTREQILENVWGYDFMGESNVIEVYIRYLRLKIEEEGQKRLIQTIRGVGYVLRDS; this is encoded by the coding sequence ATGATAGCTACCCACAATCCCGCTGTTTTTGTTTTGGTGATTGAACCAGATGAAACTTTAGCTCATCAATTAGCCGGTGATTTACAAGAAGCTGGCTATGATGCCATTGTGACTCATGATGCAGCCAATGGATTAAAATACTGTAGCGGTGCTTCCAGCAATCAAAGCCATCGCCAACCTGCTTTAATTGTTGTAGACCGAATGCTCGTCGGTGAATCAGGACTATCTTTATGTAAAAATCTCAGAAATATTGGTAATCGTTCTCCTATACTGGTTTTAATGGCTAGAGACACAGTAGATGATCGCATAGCTTGTTTAGACGCTGGTGCTGATGATTACATTCTCAAACCTTACCGTTCGGAAGATTTTTTAAAGCTGATTCGTCTCTATCTCAAACCAGATGTTGATACCACCGAACAATTACGCTTTGGTGACTTGATTTTGGATATAGGAACCCGTCGGGCTATTTACAACAGTAAGGTCATTGACTTGACCATGAAAGAATTTGAACTCTTAAAGTTCTTAATGGAACATCCCCGTGAAGTATTAACCCGTGAACAGATTTTAGAAAATGTTTGGGGTTACGACTTTATGGGTGAGTCTAATGTTATTGAAGTATATATTCGTTACCTCCGACTCAAAATTGAAGAAGAAGGTCAAAAACGCCTAATTCAAACTATACGCGGTGTAGGTTATGTACTCAGAGACTCCTAA
- a CDS encoding glycosyltransferase family protein: MTTPVDILILSNGPGEVTTWVRPVVKALREELGHDVSQVRISVILSPCPHASGKETDIALGYPEVDRVQAPEYFWQFLLWGKTAQNWEWRNQGVVIFLGGDQIFPVIIGKKLGYKTVVYAEWEARWHNFIDKFAIMKAQVAKNVSAKYADKFTVVGDLMLEAAKNEITPKVANPQSKVELIGILPGSKSAKLTQGVPLMLAIAEYIYHKNPKTKFFIPVAPTLDLPTLANFANPETNSFTQAFGFQGASLSGNFLATTTGLIVELKQENPVYDLLSQCSICLTTVGANTAELGALAVPMIVLLPTQQLDAMRSWDGLPGMLANLPGVGSSFAKLINWWVLRRKGLFAWPNIWAQAEIVPELVGKLQPEEVGEMVLDLLANPEKLEAIRDKLRSVRGEGGAAQKLAILVKEELL, from the coding sequence ATGACTACACCCGTAGATATTCTCATTCTTTCTAATGGACCAGGGGAGGTGACAACGTGGGTACGTCCTGTTGTTAAAGCATTGAGAGAAGAATTAGGACATGATGTTTCTCAAGTGAGAATTTCTGTAATATTGTCACCTTGTCCCCATGCTAGTGGCAAAGAAACTGATATAGCGTTGGGTTATCCAGAGGTTGATAGAGTTCAAGCACCTGAATATTTTTGGCAATTTTTACTGTGGGGAAAAACCGCGCAAAATTGGGAATGGAGAAATCAAGGTGTAGTCATATTTTTAGGTGGTGATCAAATTTTTCCGGTGATTATTGGTAAAAAATTAGGATATAAAACTGTAGTTTATGCGGAGTGGGAAGCCCGTTGGCACAATTTCATAGATAAATTTGCCATTATGAAAGCTCAAGTTGCGAAAAATGTCTCTGCTAAATATGCTGATAAATTCACTGTTGTTGGTGATTTGATGTTAGAAGCAGCAAAGAATGAAATCACACCTAAAGTTGCAAATCCTCAATCTAAAGTTGAACTAATTGGAATTTTACCGGGGTCAAAATCTGCAAAATTAACCCAAGGTGTACCTTTAATGTTAGCAATTGCTGAATATATTTATCATAAAAACCCGAAAACGAAGTTTTTTATTCCCGTTGCACCAACTTTAGATTTACCAACTTTAGCTAATTTTGCTAATCCTGAAACTAATTCATTTACACAAGCGTTTGGTTTTCAAGGTGCATCTTTATCTGGTAATTTTCTTGCAACTACTACTGGATTAATCGTGGAATTAAAACAAGAAAATCCAGTTTATGATTTATTATCTCAATGTTCTATTTGTTTAACTACAGTTGGTGCAAATACCGCAGAATTAGGTGCTTTAGCTGTACCGATGATTGTCCTATTACCAACTCAACAATTAGATGCAATGCGTTCTTGGGATGGTTTACCAGGAATGTTGGCAAATTTACCGGGAGTAGGTTCTAGTTTTGCTAAATTAATTAATTGGTGGGTGTTGAGACGTAAGGGTTTATTTGCTTGGCCAAATATTTGGGCGCAAGCAGAAATTGTCCCGGAATTAGTAGGTAAATTGCAACCTGAAGAAGTGGGAGAAATGGTTTTAGATTTGTTAGCAAATCCAGAGAAATTAGAGGCTATACGGGATAAATTACGCAGTGTCAGAGGTGAAGGTGGGGCTGCACAGAAGTTGGCTATTTTGGTGAAAGAAGAGTTATTATAG
- a CDS encoding Eco57I restriction-modification methylase domain-containing protein, producing MKAPDSIVQLVEYFHSSIELYRAGGINETQTRIEFINPLFAALGWDIGNERQISDIYKDVVHEDSLKISDVNKAKAPDYSFRVGGVRKFFVEAKKPAVNVGQNMSAAFQVRRYGWSAKLALSILTDFEEFAVYDCRIMPNKNDSASVARIKHFNYTEYIDKWAEIYNLFSKEAVLNGSLERFAETKVKSGITVDQKFLQEIEVWRENLAANIVWRNPQIQQRELNFAVQMTINRIVFLRICEDRGIEPYQQLYNLLKFENFYQELGRLFINADYRYNSGLFHFQDEKGRENSDDFTLNLTIDDSILTLIIRKLYPPESPYEFSVIPVEILGQVYEQFLGKVIQISASRQAVIEDKPEVRKAGGVYYTPSYIVDYIIKQTIGKVLEGKKPEKIQDMTILDPACGSGSFLIVAYQFILDWYLEQYLQNPKKYKNKFYQISDHQWRLTASERKQILLTHIYGVDIDQQAVETTKLSLLLKVLEGESGETITRQLQLFKERALPDLDHNIQCGNTLIDGDFYQHTQLNCLDEDTAYRVNIFDWESAFSAIMKRGGFDVVIGNPPYIRIQALKEWAALEVEFYKQQYVSASKGNYDIYVIFVEKGLELLRKDGYLGFILPHKFFNAQYGEAIRKLISEGKYLNKIVHFGDQQVFPKVSTYTCLLFLKKSQQSDLEMEKVIDLMDWKINNNSQTGIINHLLVSSSEWNFTLGEDAKIFTKLQQIKSTLEDVTERIFQGIKTSADKIYIVEELSREDNLIKVFSKQKQTAYWLESKLLHPLIKGGDSKRYYLSKTNKLIIFPYMLKNNGSMELISMNIFEKEYPSTWNYLLDNKNYLESRENSKMLGETWYGYSRFQALNVMVLPKIFTPDIATGSSFTWDKTGEIFFTGGVAGGYGILVKSNYSWEYILGLLNSKVLEFYLKKSSTSMRGGYYSFESRFIRNLPIKVIDNSQIPEKKKHDLIVNLVQQMLSLHEKINEVNTPPAKKMIQQQIQATDRQINQLVYELYELTDAEITMIECT from the coding sequence ATGAAAGCACCTGATAGTATTGTTCAACTGGTTGAATATTTTCACTCTTCGATAGAATTGTATCGGGCGGGGGGAATTAATGAAACCCAAACCAGAATTGAATTTATTAATCCTTTGTTTGCTGCTTTGGGATGGGATATTGGCAATGAACGACAAATTTCTGATATTTATAAAGATGTTGTTCATGAAGATTCTTTAAAAATTAGTGATGTAAATAAAGCCAAAGCACCTGATTATAGTTTTCGGGTTGGTGGAGTCAGAAAGTTTTTTGTGGAAGCGAAAAAACCCGCTGTTAATGTGGGTCAAAATATGAGTGCAGCTTTTCAAGTGAGACGTTATGGCTGGTCTGCAAAGTTAGCTTTAAGTATTTTAACAGATTTTGAAGAATTTGCAGTTTATGACTGTCGAATTATGCCCAATAAAAATGATTCAGCATCAGTGGCTAGAATCAAACATTTTAATTATACAGAATATATTGATAAATGGGCAGAGATTTATAATCTTTTTTCTAAGGAAGCTGTGTTAAATGGTTCTTTAGAAAGGTTTGCAGAAACTAAAGTTAAGTCTGGGATTACTGTTGATCAAAAATTTCTCCAAGAAATTGAAGTTTGGCGAGAAAATTTAGCTGCTAATATTGTTTGGCGAAATCCGCAAATTCAACAAAGAGAGTTAAATTTTGCTGTGCAAATGACAATTAATAGAATTGTCTTTTTACGCATTTGTGAAGATAGGGGAATTGAACCTTATCAACAGTTATATAATTTATTAAAGTTTGAAAATTTTTATCAAGAGTTAGGGCGGTTATTTATTAATGCAGATTATCGCTATAATTCTGGTTTATTCCATTTTCAAGATGAAAAAGGACGAGAAAATTCTGATGATTTTACTTTGAATTTAACTATAGATGATTCTATTTTAACATTAATTATTAGAAAACTCTATCCTCCCGAAAGTCCCTATGAGTTTTCTGTGATTCCTGTGGAAATTTTGGGACAAGTGTATGAACAATTTTTAGGGAAAGTCATTCAAATATCTGCAAGTCGTCAAGCAGTTATTGAAGATAAACCGGAAGTAAGAAAAGCTGGAGGTGTTTATTATACTCCTAGTTACATTGTTGATTATATTATTAAACAAACTATTGGTAAGGTTTTAGAGGGTAAAAAACCAGAAAAAATCCAAGATATGACAATTCTTGATCCTGCTTGTGGTTCGGGTTCTTTTTTAATTGTGGCTTATCAATTTATCTTAGATTGGTATTTAGAACAATATCTGCAAAATCCCAAGAAATACAAAAATAAATTCTATCAAATTTCGGATCATCAATGGCGTTTGACAGCAAGTGAAAGAAAGCAGATTCTGTTAACTCACATTTATGGTGTTGATATTGATCAACAAGCGGTAGAAACAACTAAGTTATCTTTGTTATTAAAGGTATTGGAGGGAGAATCAGGAGAAACAATTACCAGACAATTACAGTTATTCAAGGAAAGGGCTTTACCTGATTTAGATCATAATATTCAATGTGGTAATACCTTGATAGATGGAGATTTTTATCAACATACTCAATTAAATTGTTTGGACGAAGATACGGCTTATAGGGTTAATATTTTTGACTGGGAATCAGCTTTTTCTGCTATTATGAAACGAGGTGGTTTTGATGTAGTTATTGGTAATCCTCCCTATATTAGAATTCAAGCTTTAAAAGAATGGGCTGCATTGGAAGTTGAATTTTATAAACAACAATATGTTTCTGCTAGTAAGGGAAATTATGATATTTATGTTATTTTTGTGGAAAAGGGATTAGAGTTATTAAGAAAAGATGGCTATTTAGGTTTTATTTTACCTCATAAGTTTTTTAATGCTCAATATGGAGAAGCTATCAGGAAGTTAATTTCTGAGGGTAAATATCTGAATAAAATAGTGCATTTTGGAGATCAACAAGTTTTCCCCAAGGTTTCAACTTATACTTGTTTGCTTTTTTTGAAAAAATCACAACAATCTGATTTAGAAATGGAAAAAGTCATTGATTTAATGGATTGGAAAATCAACAATAATAGTCAAACAGGAATTATTAATCATTTATTAGTTTCATCTTCAGAATGGAATTTTACTCTGGGAGAAGATGCCAAAATATTTACCAAATTACAACAAATTAAATCTACACTAGAAGATGTAACAGAGAGGATTTTTCAAGGAATTAAAACCAGTGCTGATAAAATATATATCGTAGAAGAATTATCACGGGAAGATAATTTAATTAAAGTTTTTTCTAAACAGAAACAAACAGCATATTGGTTAGAATCTAAGTTACTACATCCTTTAATCAAAGGTGGTGATAGTAAAAGATATTATTTGTCTAAAACCAATAAGTTGATTATTTTTCCCTATATGCTTAAAAATAATGGTTCAATGGAATTAATTTCTATGAATATCTTTGAAAAAGAATATCCTTCAACCTGGAATTATTTACTAGATAATAAAAATTATTTAGAAAGTAGAGAAAATAGCAAGATGTTAGGAGAAACTTGGTATGGATATAGTAGATTTCAAGCTTTAAATGTCATGGTTTTACCAAAAATATTTACTCCTGATATTGCTACAGGTTCATCATTTACATGGGATAAAACAGGGGAAATCTTTTTTACAGGTGGTGTTGCTGGAGGATATGGAATTTTAGTAAAATCTAATTATTCATGGGAATACATTTTAGGGTTGTTAAATAGCAAAGTCCTAGAATTTTATCTCAAAAAATCATCTACATCTATGAGAGGTGGTTACTACAGTTTTGAATCTCGGTTTATTCGCAATCTTCCTATTAAAGTTATTGATAATTCTCAAATTCCAGAGAAGAAAAAACATGATTTAATTGTTAATTTAGTACAACAAATGCTTTCTCTGCATGAAAAAATTAATGAGGTGAATACACCCCCAGCAAAAAAGATGATTCAGCAACAAATACAAGCTACTGATAGACAAATCAATCAATTAGTTTATGAACTGTATGAATTAACTGATGCGGAAATAACTATGATTGAATGTACGTAA
- the ftsH gene encoding ATP-dependent zinc metalloprotease FtsH — translation MKNLHKKALIKQQLPGSYPRHALAGIMAAGLMILPGMISVSPVLAQQKTERNSLTYGELIQKANKGEVKKVELDQAEQTARVYLVGQKPDTLPLQVRLLDQNAELINKLKEKNVDFGEVSSAGNRAAVGLLINLMWILPLVALMLLFLRRSANASNQAMSFGKSRARFQMEAKTGVKFNDVAGVKEAKEELEEVVTFLKQPEKFTAVGAKIPKGVLLIGPPGTGKTLLAKAIAGEAGVPFFSMSGSEFVEMFVGVGASRVRDLFKKAKENAPCLIFIDEIDAVGRQRGAGIGGGNDEREQTLNQLLTEMDGFEGNTGIIIIAATNRPDVLDSALLRPGRFDRQVIVDVPDLKGRQEILTVHAQNKKIDPSVSLEAIARRTPGFTGADLANLLNEAAILTARRRKEAVTDLEIDNAIDRVVAGMEGTALVDSKNKRLIAYHEVGHALVGTLVKGHDPVQKVTLIPRGQALGLTWFTPNEEQGLISRSQILARIASTLGGRAAEEIVFGKAEVTTGAGNDLQQVTSMARQMVTKFGMSDLGPVSLENQNNDVFLGRDWMNKSEYSEDIAAKIDHAVREIVNRCYIQAKEIIQENRLILERVVDLLIEQETIEGDVFRTIVADNTAIKVTNEPVAVTY, via the coding sequence ATGAAAAATTTGCACAAAAAAGCTTTGATAAAACAGCAGTTACCAGGTTCATATCCGCGTCACGCCTTAGCAGGAATCATGGCTGCTGGGTTAATGATATTACCCGGTATGATTAGTGTTAGTCCCGTTTTAGCGCAACAAAAAACCGAGCGAAATTCTTTAACCTATGGTGAATTAATTCAAAAAGCCAATAAAGGAGAAGTTAAAAAAGTAGAGTTAGATCAAGCTGAACAAACAGCTAGAGTTTATTTAGTGGGACAAAAACCCGATACTCTGCCTTTACAGGTACGCCTTTTAGATCAAAATGCCGAGTTAATTAATAAACTTAAAGAAAAAAACGTTGATTTTGGCGAAGTTTCCTCCGCTGGTAACAGAGCCGCTGTCGGCTTATTAATTAATCTCATGTGGATTTTGCCCCTAGTGGCTCTCATGTTACTATTTCTGCGGCGTTCTGCCAATGCTTCTAACCAAGCCATGAGTTTTGGTAAATCTCGCGCTCGGTTTCAAATGGAAGCGAAAACAGGCGTAAAATTTAATGATGTGGCGGGAGTCAAGGAAGCAAAAGAAGAATTAGAAGAAGTTGTTACTTTCCTCAAACAGCCAGAAAAATTTACAGCGGTAGGGGCAAAAATTCCCAAAGGTGTACTATTAATTGGACCGCCAGGAACAGGAAAAACCTTACTCGCCAAAGCCATTGCTGGGGAAGCAGGTGTGCCATTTTTCAGTATGTCTGGTTCGGAATTTGTGGAAATGTTCGTCGGTGTCGGCGCTTCCCGTGTCCGCGATTTATTCAAAAAAGCCAAAGAAAATGCCCCTTGTTTGATATTTATTGATGAAATTGACGCAGTAGGAAGACAACGGGGTGCGGGTATTGGGGGTGGAAATGATGAACGGGAACAAACCCTCAACCAACTATTAACAGAAATGGATGGTTTTGAAGGCAATACAGGGATTATTATTATTGCCGCCACCAACCGTCCAGATGTCCTTGATTCGGCTCTATTACGCCCAGGACGCTTTGATAGACAGGTAATTGTGGATGTTCCCGATTTGAAGGGAAGACAGGAAATTTTGACAGTCCACGCTCAGAATAAGAAAATTGATCCTAGTGTATCTTTAGAAGCGATCGCTCGCCGCACCCCTGGCTTTACCGGTGCAGATTTAGCCAATTTACTCAACGAAGCCGCCATTCTTACCGCCAGAAGACGCAAAGAAGCCGTTACCGACTTAGAAATTGATAACGCCATAGATAGAGTAGTCGCAGGTATGGAAGGAACTGCTTTAGTAGACAGTAAAAACAAACGTCTAATTGCTTATCACGAAGTTGGACACGCTTTAGTAGGAACATTAGTTAAAGGTCATGATCCTGTACAAAAAGTTACACTCATTCCCAGAGGACAAGCGCTGGGGTTAACTTGGTTTACTCCCAATGAAGAACAGGGTTTAATTTCCCGTTCCCAAATTTTAGCCCGCATTGCCTCAACTTTAGGTGGTCGCGCGGCTGAAGAAATCGTGTTTGGGAAAGCGGAAGTTACCACAGGTGCAGGAAATGACTTGCAACAAGTTACCAGTATGGCACGACAAATGGTAACGAAATTTGGAATGTCCGATTTAGGTCCAGTTTCCTTAGAAAATCAAAACAACGATGTATTTTTAGGACGGGACTGGATGAATAAATCTGAATATTCTGAAGACATTGCAGCGAAAATTGATCACGCAGTCCGGGAGATTGTTAACCGCTGTTATATTCAAGCTAAAGAAATCATTCAAGAAAACCGGTTAATTTTGGAACGGGTAGTTGACTTGTTGATAGAACAAGAAACCATTGAAGGTGATGTTTTCCGCACCATTGTAGCTGATAATACAGCCATTAAAGTAACTAATGAGCCAGTAGCCGTAACTTATTAG
- the aroC gene encoding chorismate synthase — translation MGSTFGHLFRITTFGESHGGGVGVIIDGCPPQLEISAEEIQFELDRRRPGQSKITTPRKEADTCEILSGVFEGKTLGTPIAILVRNKNTRPEDYDEMAQKYRPSHADATYDAKYGFRNWQGGGRSSARETIGRVAAGAIAKKILHQVAGVEVIAYVKRIKDLEGVVDTNTVTLADVESNIVRCPDGAIANTMISLIEQTGRDGNSIGGVVECVVRNVPTGLGEPVFDKLEADLAKAVMSLPASKGFEIGSGFDGTLLTGFEHNDEFYIDEHGEIRTVTNRSGGIQGGISNGENIIIRVAFKPTATIRKEQKTVTKEGEETVLAGKGRHDPCVLPRAVPMVDAMVALVLCDHLLRHYGQCKVL, via the coding sequence ATGGGCAGCACTTTTGGTCATCTTTTCCGTATTACTACTTTTGGCGAATCTCACGGCGGCGGTGTGGGCGTTATCATTGATGGATGTCCCCCACAACTGGAAATTTCTGCCGAGGAAATTCAATTTGAGTTAGATAGAAGACGGCCAGGACAAAGTAAAATTACCACTCCTCGCAAAGAAGCTGACACCTGTGAGATTTTATCGGGTGTGTTTGAGGGAAAAACTCTGGGAACACCTATTGCCATTTTAGTCAGAAATAAAAATACTCGTCCCGAAGATTATGATGAGATGGCGCAGAAATATCGCCCTTCTCACGCAGATGCTACTTATGATGCTAAATATGGATTCAGAAATTGGCAAGGTGGTGGTAGGTCGTCGGCGCGTGAAACAATAGGTAGAGTTGCTGCTGGTGCGATCGCTAAAAAGATTTTACATCAAGTTGCAGGTGTAGAAGTAATCGCCTATGTGAAGCGAATTAAAGATTTAGAAGGCGTTGTTGATACCAATACCGTCACTTTAGCAGATGTCGAAAGCAATATCGTCCGCTGTCCAGATGGCGCAATTGCTAATACCATGATTTCCTTAATTGAACAAACCGGTCGAGATGGTAATTCTATCGGTGGTGTCGTTGAATGTGTGGTGCGGAATGTTCCCACGGGTTTAGGTGAACCAGTTTTTGATAAATTAGAAGCAGATTTAGCAAAGGCGGTAATGTCATTACCCGCAAGTAAAGGTTTTGAAATCGGTTCTGGTTTTGACGGAACTTTGTTAACAGGTTTTGAACATAACGACGAATTTTATATTGATGAACATGGGGAAATTCGCACAGTAACTAACCGTTCAGGAGGGATTCAAGGGGGAATTTCCAACGGTGAAAACATTATTATCCGCGTGGCTTTTAAACCAACAGCTACGATTAGAAAGGAACAAAAAACCGTAACGAAGGAAGGGGAAGAAACGGTTTTAGCAGGAAAAGGAAGACATGATCCTTGTGTTTTACCCCGTGCTGTACCAATGGTTGATGCGATGGTGGCTTTAGTTTTATGTGATCATCTTTTGCGTCATTATGGGCAATGTAAGGTGTTGTAG